In the genome of Triticum urartu cultivar G1812 chromosome 5, Tu2.1, whole genome shotgun sequence, one region contains:
- the LOC125509223 gene encoding uncharacterized protein LOC125509223 isoform X2 — protein sequence MSRPHDAASTVQPNAASIAQPSGNAASQPRLNPIPIPFAGPYQTLGAPPPVPYPAPFYHTWRPPAFPPVMPPAAFRGPSIYLPPAWPPGVLGPYPGTAFPPFVDPRYFTQYPIRPGPPGSPQSLMYPPGVISHQRPAVIHGVSDPVAAARPPVPPVAPADILQFNVYIGKIASTVDKDFILSLLQVCGPVKSWKPVTNPIDGTPTAFGFCEFESAESSLRARRLLNKLSVDGQELVLNVNQSTRDYLQKHGGRTIEEKASEADKDAIQKIRSMIIERLKSKLPGSPIPPIQVSANVSIVDENEDGDTRSSALEEREITRQCEKEKHLGKSKAVGLQGRKEREVTAARKSSLQIDALNVNADTYLQKYGQSTTEKKANEADKDAMQKIHSTVEERMKSKCPGSPIPPVQVSASPLSLSGHLGALAGDPGCFPLDDEVVDENSDVDSRSIALEERKIRRQCEKEDHLRERTAVGLQCWKDREVTAAGKSSLQTDGASTMYAPMECEPTVEHGTKSQHRENGFHRSNGKERRIVFAPGLLSYEQISNAGKKVGYELQATSKPGKNKTLDAKQLLDTVPKEKEELKQLLATVPKTKEELFSHDINWAIYEEHGLHERMRPWISRKFTEIFDAELPEFVDYVVKTMKEHVSAPRMVELFLSLLDDDTERFVVLMWRKLIFEIKRVETELEGTRPCQCAAAQGGV from the exons ATGTCGCGCCCACACGACGCCGCCTCGACCGTCCAACCCAACGCCGCCTCCATCGCCCAACCCAGCGGCAATGCCGCCTCCCAACCCAGGCTCAACCCAATCCCGATCCCGTTCGCGGGCCCCTACCAAACCCTCGGCGCTCCGCCGCCGGTGCCGTACCCGGCGCCCTTCTACCACACGTGGCGGCCCCCAGCATTCCCGCCCGTCATGCCACCCGCCGCTTTCCGCGGGCCTAGCATATACCTGCCTCCGGCATGGCCGCCGGGTGTATTGGGTCCGTACCCAGGCACCGCCTTCCCCCCATTCG TAGATCCGAGGTATTTTACACAGTATCCTATCCGTCCAGGGCCTCCAGGCTCACCTCAAAGCCTCATGTATCCTCCTGGTGTTATCTCGCATCAACGACCAGCGGTAATTCATGGCGTTTCTGATCCTGTGGCTGCGGCCAGACCACCTGTCCCACCTGTTGCTCCAGCAGATATACTACAATTTAATGTATACATAGGCAAGATAGCGTCAACAGTGGACAAGGAttttattctttctcttctcCAG GTTTGTGGACCTGTAAAAAGTTGGAAGCCAGTCACAAATCCCATAGATGGAACTCCTACTGCATTTGGCTTTTGTGAGTTTGAGTCTGCTGAAAGCAGTCTTCGTGCAAGGCGGTTGCTCAACAAACTGAGTGTTGATGGCCAAGAACTGGTG CTTAATGTCAATCAATCCACCAGAGATTACCTTCAGAAACATGGAGGTAGAACTATAGAAGAGAAGGCCAGTGAAGCTGATAAGGACGCTATTCAAAAGATACGCAGTATGATTATAGAGAGATTGAAGAGTAAACTTCCAGGTTCACCAATTCCGCCAATTCAGGTGTCTGCCAATGTCAGTATTGTTGATGAGAATGAAGATGGTGATACAAGGAGTAGTGCACTGGAGGAGAGAGAAATCACGAGACAATGTGAAAAAGAGAAACATTTAGGGAAAAGTAAAGCTGTTGGTTTGCAAGGTCGGAAAGAGAGAGAAGTGACTGCAGCTAGAAAGTCTTCTTTGCAAATTGATGCG CTTAATGTCAATGCAGACACGTATCTTCAGAAATATGGTCAGAGTACTACAGAAAAGAAGGCCAATGAAGCTGATAAGGATGCAATGCAAAAGATACACAGTACGGTTGAAGAAAGAATGAAGAGTAAATGTCCAGGTTCACCAATTCCGCCAGTTCAGGTGTCTGCCAGTCCTTTATCACTGAGTGGTCATTTAGGGGCCTTAGCTGGTGATCCGGGCTGTTTCCCTCTCGACGATGAAGTTGTTGACGAGAATAGTGATGTTGATTCCAGAAGTATTGCACTAGAGGAGAGGAAAATCAGGAGACAATGCGAAAAAGAGGACCATTTAAGGGAAAGGACAGCTGTGGGTTTGCAATGTTGGAAAGATAGAGAAGTGACTGCAGCTGGAAAGTCCTCTCTGCAAACTGATGGGGCATCAACAATGTATGCCCCTATGGAGTGTGAACCTACAGTTGAACATGGGACGAAAAGTCAGCACAGGGAAA ATGGGTTTCATAGGAGCAACGGCAAAGAGAGGCGTATTGTGTTTGCACCAGGCCTACTCTCATATGAACAGATCAGCAATGCGGGAAAGAAAGTGGGTTATGAATTGCAAGCTACATCCAAGCCAGGGAAAAATAAAACTTTGGATGCAAAACAGTTGCTTGATACTGTCCCTAAGGAGAAGGAAGAGCTAAAACAGTTGCTTGCTACTGTCCCTAAGACGAAGGAAGAGCTATTTTCCCATGATATCAATTGGGCAATTTATGAAGAG CATGGATTGCATGAGAGAATGAGGCCTTGGATTTCAAGGAAGTTCACGGAAATTTTCGACGCGGAGTTGCCAGAGTTTGTGGACTATGTCGTCAAAACCATGAAAGAACATGTGAGTGCACCCAGAATGGTGGAGCTCTTTTTGTCTCTGTTGGATGATGACACGGAGAGGTTTGTCGTCTTGATGTGGAGGAAATTGATATTTGAAATCAAGAGAGTCGAAACAGAACTAGAAGGAACAAGGCCATGCCAG TGCGCCGCTGCTCAAGGTGGTGTGTAG
- the LOC125509223 gene encoding uncharacterized protein LOC125509223 isoform X1: protein MSRPHDAASTVQPNAASIAQPSGNAASQPRLNPIPIPFAGPYQTLGAPPPVPYPAPFYHTWRPPAFPPVMPPAAFRGPSIYLPPAWPPGVLGPYPGTAFPPFVDPRYFTQYPIRPGPPGSPQSLMYPPGVISHQRPAVIHGVSDPVAAARPPVPPVAPADILQFNVYIGKIASTVDKDFILSLLQVCGPVKSWKPVTNPIDGTPTAFGFCEFESAESSLRARRLLNKLSVDGQELVLNVNQSTRDYLQKHGGRTIEEKASEADKDAIQKIRSMIIERLKSKLPGSPIPPIQVSANVSIVDENEDGDTRSSALEEREITRQCEKEKHLGKSKAVGLQGRKEREVTAARKSSLQIDALNVNADTYLQKYGQSTTEKKANEADKDAMQKIHSTVEERMKSKCPGSPIPPVQVSASPLSLSGHLGALAGDPGCFPLDDEVVDENSDVDSRSIALEERKIRRQCEKEDHLRERTAVGLQCWKDREVTAAGKSSLQTDGASTMYAPMECEPTVEHGTKSQHREIDGFHRSNGKERRIVFAPGLLSYEQISNAGKKVGYELQATSKPGKNKTLDAKQLLDTVPKEKEELKQLLATVPKTKEELFSHDINWAIYEEHGLHERMRPWISRKFTEIFDAELPEFVDYVVKTMKEHVSAPRMVELFLSLLDDDTERFVVLMWRKLIFEIKRVETELEGTRPCQCAAAQGGV, encoded by the exons ATGTCGCGCCCACACGACGCCGCCTCGACCGTCCAACCCAACGCCGCCTCCATCGCCCAACCCAGCGGCAATGCCGCCTCCCAACCCAGGCTCAACCCAATCCCGATCCCGTTCGCGGGCCCCTACCAAACCCTCGGCGCTCCGCCGCCGGTGCCGTACCCGGCGCCCTTCTACCACACGTGGCGGCCCCCAGCATTCCCGCCCGTCATGCCACCCGCCGCTTTCCGCGGGCCTAGCATATACCTGCCTCCGGCATGGCCGCCGGGTGTATTGGGTCCGTACCCAGGCACCGCCTTCCCCCCATTCG TAGATCCGAGGTATTTTACACAGTATCCTATCCGTCCAGGGCCTCCAGGCTCACCTCAAAGCCTCATGTATCCTCCTGGTGTTATCTCGCATCAACGACCAGCGGTAATTCATGGCGTTTCTGATCCTGTGGCTGCGGCCAGACCACCTGTCCCACCTGTTGCTCCAGCAGATATACTACAATTTAATGTATACATAGGCAAGATAGCGTCAACAGTGGACAAGGAttttattctttctcttctcCAG GTTTGTGGACCTGTAAAAAGTTGGAAGCCAGTCACAAATCCCATAGATGGAACTCCTACTGCATTTGGCTTTTGTGAGTTTGAGTCTGCTGAAAGCAGTCTTCGTGCAAGGCGGTTGCTCAACAAACTGAGTGTTGATGGCCAAGAACTGGTG CTTAATGTCAATCAATCCACCAGAGATTACCTTCAGAAACATGGAGGTAGAACTATAGAAGAGAAGGCCAGTGAAGCTGATAAGGACGCTATTCAAAAGATACGCAGTATGATTATAGAGAGATTGAAGAGTAAACTTCCAGGTTCACCAATTCCGCCAATTCAGGTGTCTGCCAATGTCAGTATTGTTGATGAGAATGAAGATGGTGATACAAGGAGTAGTGCACTGGAGGAGAGAGAAATCACGAGACAATGTGAAAAAGAGAAACATTTAGGGAAAAGTAAAGCTGTTGGTTTGCAAGGTCGGAAAGAGAGAGAAGTGACTGCAGCTAGAAAGTCTTCTTTGCAAATTGATGCG CTTAATGTCAATGCAGACACGTATCTTCAGAAATATGGTCAGAGTACTACAGAAAAGAAGGCCAATGAAGCTGATAAGGATGCAATGCAAAAGATACACAGTACGGTTGAAGAAAGAATGAAGAGTAAATGTCCAGGTTCACCAATTCCGCCAGTTCAGGTGTCTGCCAGTCCTTTATCACTGAGTGGTCATTTAGGGGCCTTAGCTGGTGATCCGGGCTGTTTCCCTCTCGACGATGAAGTTGTTGACGAGAATAGTGATGTTGATTCCAGAAGTATTGCACTAGAGGAGAGGAAAATCAGGAGACAATGCGAAAAAGAGGACCATTTAAGGGAAAGGACAGCTGTGGGTTTGCAATGTTGGAAAGATAGAGAAGTGACTGCAGCTGGAAAGTCCTCTCTGCAAACTGATGGGGCATCAACAATGTATGCCCCTATGGAGTGTGAACCTACAGTTGAACATGGGACGAAAAGTCAGCACAGGGAAA TAGATGGGTTTCATAGGAGCAACGGCAAAGAGAGGCGTATTGTGTTTGCACCAGGCCTACTCTCATATGAACAGATCAGCAATGCGGGAAAGAAAGTGGGTTATGAATTGCAAGCTACATCCAAGCCAGGGAAAAATAAAACTTTGGATGCAAAACAGTTGCTTGATACTGTCCCTAAGGAGAAGGAAGAGCTAAAACAGTTGCTTGCTACTGTCCCTAAGACGAAGGAAGAGCTATTTTCCCATGATATCAATTGGGCAATTTATGAAGAG CATGGATTGCATGAGAGAATGAGGCCTTGGATTTCAAGGAAGTTCACGGAAATTTTCGACGCGGAGTTGCCAGAGTTTGTGGACTATGTCGTCAAAACCATGAAAGAACATGTGAGTGCACCCAGAATGGTGGAGCTCTTTTTGTCTCTGTTGGATGATGACACGGAGAGGTTTGTCGTCTTGATGTGGAGGAAATTGATATTTGAAATCAAGAGAGTCGAAACAGAACTAGAAGGAACAAGGCCATGCCAG TGCGCCGCTGCTCAAGGTGGTGTGTAG
- the LOC125509223 gene encoding uncharacterized protein LOC125509223 isoform X3 yields MSRPHDAASTVQPNAASIAQPSGNAASQPRLNPIPIPFAGPYQTLGAPPPVPYPAPFYHTWRPPAFPPVMPPAAFRGPSIYLPPAWPPGVLGPYPGTAFPPFGPPGSPQSLMYPPGVISHQRPAVIHGVSDPVAAARPPVPPVAPADILQFNVYIGKIASTVDKDFILSLLQVCGPVKSWKPVTNPIDGTPTAFGFCEFESAESSLRARRLLNKLSVDGQELVLNVNQSTRDYLQKHGGRTIEEKASEADKDAIQKIRSMIIERLKSKLPGSPIPPIQVSANVSIVDENEDGDTRSSALEEREITRQCEKEKHLGKSKAVGLQGRKEREVTAARKSSLQIDALNVNADTYLQKYGQSTTEKKANEADKDAMQKIHSTVEERMKSKCPGSPIPPVQVSASPLSLSGHLGALAGDPGCFPLDDEVVDENSDVDSRSIALEERKIRRQCEKEDHLRERTAVGLQCWKDREVTAAGKSSLQTDGASTMYAPMECEPTVEHGTKSQHREIDGFHRSNGKERRIVFAPGLLSYEQISNAGKKVGYELQATSKPGKNKTLDAKQLLDTVPKEKEELKQLLATVPKTKEELFSHDINWAIYEEHGLHERMRPWISRKFTEIFDAELPEFVDYVVKTMKEHVSAPRMVELFLSLLDDDTERFVVLMWRKLIFEIKRVETELEGTRPCQCAAAQGGV; encoded by the exons ATGTCGCGCCCACACGACGCCGCCTCGACCGTCCAACCCAACGCCGCCTCCATCGCCCAACCCAGCGGCAATGCCGCCTCCCAACCCAGGCTCAACCCAATCCCGATCCCGTTCGCGGGCCCCTACCAAACCCTCGGCGCTCCGCCGCCGGTGCCGTACCCGGCGCCCTTCTACCACACGTGGCGGCCCCCAGCATTCCCGCCCGTCATGCCACCCGCCGCTTTCCGCGGGCCTAGCATATACCTGCCTCCGGCATGGCCGCCGGGTGTATTGGGTCCGTACCCAGGCACCGCCTTCCCCCCATTCG GGCCTCCAGGCTCACCTCAAAGCCTCATGTATCCTCCTGGTGTTATCTCGCATCAACGACCAGCGGTAATTCATGGCGTTTCTGATCCTGTGGCTGCGGCCAGACCACCTGTCCCACCTGTTGCTCCAGCAGATATACTACAATTTAATGTATACATAGGCAAGATAGCGTCAACAGTGGACAAGGAttttattctttctcttctcCAG GTTTGTGGACCTGTAAAAAGTTGGAAGCCAGTCACAAATCCCATAGATGGAACTCCTACTGCATTTGGCTTTTGTGAGTTTGAGTCTGCTGAAAGCAGTCTTCGTGCAAGGCGGTTGCTCAACAAACTGAGTGTTGATGGCCAAGAACTGGTG CTTAATGTCAATCAATCCACCAGAGATTACCTTCAGAAACATGGAGGTAGAACTATAGAAGAGAAGGCCAGTGAAGCTGATAAGGACGCTATTCAAAAGATACGCAGTATGATTATAGAGAGATTGAAGAGTAAACTTCCAGGTTCACCAATTCCGCCAATTCAGGTGTCTGCCAATGTCAGTATTGTTGATGAGAATGAAGATGGTGATACAAGGAGTAGTGCACTGGAGGAGAGAGAAATCACGAGACAATGTGAAAAAGAGAAACATTTAGGGAAAAGTAAAGCTGTTGGTTTGCAAGGTCGGAAAGAGAGAGAAGTGACTGCAGCTAGAAAGTCTTCTTTGCAAATTGATGCG CTTAATGTCAATGCAGACACGTATCTTCAGAAATATGGTCAGAGTACTACAGAAAAGAAGGCCAATGAAGCTGATAAGGATGCAATGCAAAAGATACACAGTACGGTTGAAGAAAGAATGAAGAGTAAATGTCCAGGTTCACCAATTCCGCCAGTTCAGGTGTCTGCCAGTCCTTTATCACTGAGTGGTCATTTAGGGGCCTTAGCTGGTGATCCGGGCTGTTTCCCTCTCGACGATGAAGTTGTTGACGAGAATAGTGATGTTGATTCCAGAAGTATTGCACTAGAGGAGAGGAAAATCAGGAGACAATGCGAAAAAGAGGACCATTTAAGGGAAAGGACAGCTGTGGGTTTGCAATGTTGGAAAGATAGAGAAGTGACTGCAGCTGGAAAGTCCTCTCTGCAAACTGATGGGGCATCAACAATGTATGCCCCTATGGAGTGTGAACCTACAGTTGAACATGGGACGAAAAGTCAGCACAGGGAAA TAGATGGGTTTCATAGGAGCAACGGCAAAGAGAGGCGTATTGTGTTTGCACCAGGCCTACTCTCATATGAACAGATCAGCAATGCGGGAAAGAAAGTGGGTTATGAATTGCAAGCTACATCCAAGCCAGGGAAAAATAAAACTTTGGATGCAAAACAGTTGCTTGATACTGTCCCTAAGGAGAAGGAAGAGCTAAAACAGTTGCTTGCTACTGTCCCTAAGACGAAGGAAGAGCTATTTTCCCATGATATCAATTGGGCAATTTATGAAGAG CATGGATTGCATGAGAGAATGAGGCCTTGGATTTCAAGGAAGTTCACGGAAATTTTCGACGCGGAGTTGCCAGAGTTTGTGGACTATGTCGTCAAAACCATGAAAGAACATGTGAGTGCACCCAGAATGGTGGAGCTCTTTTTGTCTCTGTTGGATGATGACACGGAGAGGTTTGTCGTCTTGATGTGGAGGAAATTGATATTTGAAATCAAGAGAGTCGAAACAGAACTAGAAGGAACAAGGCCATGCCAG TGCGCCGCTGCTCAAGGTGGTGTGTAG
- the LOC125509223 gene encoding uncharacterized protein LOC125509223 isoform X6 → MAAGCIGSVPRHRLPPIRNDCVLMHCPTRKASPMFVSEDLVILHDLWCLLVCSHDLVDPRYFTQYPIRPGPPGSPQSLMYPPGVISHQRPAVIHGVSDPVAAARPPVPPVAPADILQFNVYIGKIASTVDKDFILSLLQVCGPVKSWKPVTNPIDGTPTAFGFCEFESAESSLRARRLLNKLSVDGQELVLNVNQSTRDYLQKHGGRTIEEKASEADKDAIQKIRSMIIERLKSKLPGSPIPPIQVSANVSIVDENEDGDTRSSALEEREITRQCEKEKHLGKSKAVGLQGRKEREVTAARKSSLQIDALNVNADTYLQKYGQSTTEKKANEADKDAMQKIHSTVEERMKSKCPGSPIPPVQVSASPLSLSGHLGALAGDPGCFPLDDEVVDENSDVDSRSIALEERKIRRQCEKEDHLRERTAVGLQCWKDREVTAAGKSSLQTDGASTMYAPMECEPTVEHGTKSQHREIDGFHRSNGKERRIVFAPGLLSYEQISNAGKKVGYELQATSKPGKNKTLDAKQLLDTVPKEKEELKQLLATVPKTKEELFSHDINWAIYEEHGLHERMRPWISRKFTEIFDAELPEFVDYVVKTMKEHVSAPRMVELFLSLLDDDTERFVVLMWRKLIFEIKRVETELEGTRPCQCAAAQGGV, encoded by the exons ATGGCCGCCGGGTGTATTGGGTCCGTACCCAGGCACCGCCTTCCCCCCATTCG TAATGATTGTGTCTTGATGCACTGCCCTACAAGAAAGGCGAGCCCCATGTTTGTTTCGGAAGATCTAGTGATCTTACACGACCTTTGGTGTCTTTTGGTTTGCTCCCACGACCTTG TAGATCCGAGGTATTTTACACAGTATCCTATCCGTCCAGGGCCTCCAGGCTCACCTCAAAGCCTCATGTATCCTCCTGGTGTTATCTCGCATCAACGACCAGCGGTAATTCATGGCGTTTCTGATCCTGTGGCTGCGGCCAGACCACCTGTCCCACCTGTTGCTCCAGCAGATATACTACAATTTAATGTATACATAGGCAAGATAGCGTCAACAGTGGACAAGGAttttattctttctcttctcCAG GTTTGTGGACCTGTAAAAAGTTGGAAGCCAGTCACAAATCCCATAGATGGAACTCCTACTGCATTTGGCTTTTGTGAGTTTGAGTCTGCTGAAAGCAGTCTTCGTGCAAGGCGGTTGCTCAACAAACTGAGTGTTGATGGCCAAGAACTGGTG CTTAATGTCAATCAATCCACCAGAGATTACCTTCAGAAACATGGAGGTAGAACTATAGAAGAGAAGGCCAGTGAAGCTGATAAGGACGCTATTCAAAAGATACGCAGTATGATTATAGAGAGATTGAAGAGTAAACTTCCAGGTTCACCAATTCCGCCAATTCAGGTGTCTGCCAATGTCAGTATTGTTGATGAGAATGAAGATGGTGATACAAGGAGTAGTGCACTGGAGGAGAGAGAAATCACGAGACAATGTGAAAAAGAGAAACATTTAGGGAAAAGTAAAGCTGTTGGTTTGCAAGGTCGGAAAGAGAGAGAAGTGACTGCAGCTAGAAAGTCTTCTTTGCAAATTGATGCG CTTAATGTCAATGCAGACACGTATCTTCAGAAATATGGTCAGAGTACTACAGAAAAGAAGGCCAATGAAGCTGATAAGGATGCAATGCAAAAGATACACAGTACGGTTGAAGAAAGAATGAAGAGTAAATGTCCAGGTTCACCAATTCCGCCAGTTCAGGTGTCTGCCAGTCCTTTATCACTGAGTGGTCATTTAGGGGCCTTAGCTGGTGATCCGGGCTGTTTCCCTCTCGACGATGAAGTTGTTGACGAGAATAGTGATGTTGATTCCAGAAGTATTGCACTAGAGGAGAGGAAAATCAGGAGACAATGCGAAAAAGAGGACCATTTAAGGGAAAGGACAGCTGTGGGTTTGCAATGTTGGAAAGATAGAGAAGTGACTGCAGCTGGAAAGTCCTCTCTGCAAACTGATGGGGCATCAACAATGTATGCCCCTATGGAGTGTGAACCTACAGTTGAACATGGGACGAAAAGTCAGCACAGGGAAA TAGATGGGTTTCATAGGAGCAACGGCAAAGAGAGGCGTATTGTGTTTGCACCAGGCCTACTCTCATATGAACAGATCAGCAATGCGGGAAAGAAAGTGGGTTATGAATTGCAAGCTACATCCAAGCCAGGGAAAAATAAAACTTTGGATGCAAAACAGTTGCTTGATACTGTCCCTAAGGAGAAGGAAGAGCTAAAACAGTTGCTTGCTACTGTCCCTAAGACGAAGGAAGAGCTATTTTCCCATGATATCAATTGGGCAATTTATGAAGAG CATGGATTGCATGAGAGAATGAGGCCTTGGATTTCAAGGAAGTTCACGGAAATTTTCGACGCGGAGTTGCCAGAGTTTGTGGACTATGTCGTCAAAACCATGAAAGAACATGTGAGTGCACCCAGAATGGTGGAGCTCTTTTTGTCTCTGTTGGATGATGACACGGAGAGGTTTGTCGTCTTGATGTGGAGGAAATTGATATTTGAAATCAAGAGAGTCGAAACAGAACTAGAAGGAACAAGGCCATGCCAG TGCGCCGCTGCTCAAGGTGGTGTGTAG
- the LOC125509223 gene encoding uncharacterized protein LOC125509223 isoform X7 yields MAAGCIGSVPRHRLPPIRNDCVLMHCPTRKASPMFVSEDLVILHDLWCLLVCSHDLGVFGPPGSPQSLMYPPGVISHQRPAVIHGVSDPVAAARPPVPPVAPADILQFNVYIGKIASTVDKDFILSLLQVCGPVKSWKPVTNPIDGTPTAFGFCEFESAESSLRARRLLNKLSVDGQELVLNVNQSTRDYLQKHGGRTIEEKASEADKDAIQKIRSMIIERLKSKLPGSPIPPIQVSANVSIVDENEDGDTRSSALEEREITRQCEKEKHLGKSKAVGLQGRKEREVTAARKSSLQIDALNVNADTYLQKYGQSTTEKKANEADKDAMQKIHSTVEERMKSKCPGSPIPPVQVSASPLSLSGHLGALAGDPGCFPLDDEVVDENSDVDSRSIALEERKIRRQCEKEDHLRERTAVGLQCWKDREVTAAGKSSLQTDGASTMYAPMECEPTVEHGTKSQHREIDGFHRSNGKERRIVFAPGLLSYEQISNAGKKVGYELQATSKPGKNKTLDAKQLLDTVPKEKEELKQLLATVPKTKEELFSHDINWAIYEEHGLHERMRPWISRKFTEIFDAELPEFVDYVVKTMKEHVSAPRMVELFLSLLDDDTERFVVLMWRKLIFEIKRVETELEGTRPCQCAAAQGGV; encoded by the exons ATGGCCGCCGGGTGTATTGGGTCCGTACCCAGGCACCGCCTTCCCCCCATTCG TAATGATTGTGTCTTGATGCACTGCCCTACAAGAAAGGCGAGCCCCATGTTTGTTTCGGAAGATCTAGTGATCTTACACGACCTTTGGTGTCTTTTGGTTTGCTCCCACGACCTTGGTGTGTTTG GGCCTCCAGGCTCACCTCAAAGCCTCATGTATCCTCCTGGTGTTATCTCGCATCAACGACCAGCGGTAATTCATGGCGTTTCTGATCCTGTGGCTGCGGCCAGACCACCTGTCCCACCTGTTGCTCCAGCAGATATACTACAATTTAATGTATACATAGGCAAGATAGCGTCAACAGTGGACAAGGAttttattctttctcttctcCAG GTTTGTGGACCTGTAAAAAGTTGGAAGCCAGTCACAAATCCCATAGATGGAACTCCTACTGCATTTGGCTTTTGTGAGTTTGAGTCTGCTGAAAGCAGTCTTCGTGCAAGGCGGTTGCTCAACAAACTGAGTGTTGATGGCCAAGAACTGGTG CTTAATGTCAATCAATCCACCAGAGATTACCTTCAGAAACATGGAGGTAGAACTATAGAAGAGAAGGCCAGTGAAGCTGATAAGGACGCTATTCAAAAGATACGCAGTATGATTATAGAGAGATTGAAGAGTAAACTTCCAGGTTCACCAATTCCGCCAATTCAGGTGTCTGCCAATGTCAGTATTGTTGATGAGAATGAAGATGGTGATACAAGGAGTAGTGCACTGGAGGAGAGAGAAATCACGAGACAATGTGAAAAAGAGAAACATTTAGGGAAAAGTAAAGCTGTTGGTTTGCAAGGTCGGAAAGAGAGAGAAGTGACTGCAGCTAGAAAGTCTTCTTTGCAAATTGATGCG CTTAATGTCAATGCAGACACGTATCTTCAGAAATATGGTCAGAGTACTACAGAAAAGAAGGCCAATGAAGCTGATAAGGATGCAATGCAAAAGATACACAGTACGGTTGAAGAAAGAATGAAGAGTAAATGTCCAGGTTCACCAATTCCGCCAGTTCAGGTGTCTGCCAGTCCTTTATCACTGAGTGGTCATTTAGGGGCCTTAGCTGGTGATCCGGGCTGTTTCCCTCTCGACGATGAAGTTGTTGACGAGAATAGTGATGTTGATTCCAGAAGTATTGCACTAGAGGAGAGGAAAATCAGGAGACAATGCGAAAAAGAGGACCATTTAAGGGAAAGGACAGCTGTGGGTTTGCAATGTTGGAAAGATAGAGAAGTGACTGCAGCTGGAAAGTCCTCTCTGCAAACTGATGGGGCATCAACAATGTATGCCCCTATGGAGTGTGAACCTACAGTTGAACATGGGACGAAAAGTCAGCACAGGGAAA TAGATGGGTTTCATAGGAGCAACGGCAAAGAGAGGCGTATTGTGTTTGCACCAGGCCTACTCTCATATGAACAGATCAGCAATGCGGGAAAGAAAGTGGGTTATGAATTGCAAGCTACATCCAAGCCAGGGAAAAATAAAACTTTGGATGCAAAACAGTTGCTTGATACTGTCCCTAAGGAGAAGGAAGAGCTAAAACAGTTGCTTGCTACTGTCCCTAAGACGAAGGAAGAGCTATTTTCCCATGATATCAATTGGGCAATTTATGAAGAG CATGGATTGCATGAGAGAATGAGGCCTTGGATTTCAAGGAAGTTCACGGAAATTTTCGACGCGGAGTTGCCAGAGTTTGTGGACTATGTCGTCAAAACCATGAAAGAACATGTGAGTGCACCCAGAATGGTGGAGCTCTTTTTGTCTCTGTTGGATGATGACACGGAGAGGTTTGTCGTCTTGATGTGGAGGAAATTGATATTTGAAATCAAGAGAGTCGAAACAGAACTAGAAGGAACAAGGCCATGCCAG TGCGCCGCTGCTCAAGGTGGTGTGTAG